From Candidatus Obscuribacterales bacterium:
CAACTGGCCGACTACCGAGTGGGCAAGGTTGAAGACGAAGTTGCCATCGGCGATGAAGTGATCGTCAAGGTACGGGAAATTGATAGTCGCGGGCGGATTAACTTAACGCGTCTTAACATTCATCCCGACGAAGCCGCTGCGGCTCGGGCTGCTGCCGACTAGCACTCGTCTGGCCTATTCCTAGGTCAAACAAACCATCGGGCGATCGCTCTGGGAATCATCCTAGGGGCGATCGCTTTTTTTATGGGGGAGCGATCGCGGCAATTCCTTGGATTTGATCATCTGCCCTTTAGAATGTGCCCATTCCGTCCTAAACTATAGGATGCATTATTGCTGCTAACCCATCACGACAGAGTCACTCGTGCGAAAGATTGTCATTGCTGGTAACTGGAAAATGTACAAAACCCAGGCAGAAGCCCTAGAGTTTCTCCTCGGGTTTACCACCCTGGTGAATGAAGCGCCAGACGAACGAGAGATTGTCCTTTGTGGGCCATTCACCGCCCTAGGCACCCTCTCCAAAAACTTACACGGCAGCCGCATTCGAATTGGCGCACAGAATATTCACTGGGAAGAATCGGGTGCCTACACAGGGGAGATCTCCGGCCCCATGCTGACCGAATATGGCATTCGCTATGTCGTGGTTGGGCATAGTGAGCGGCGACAGTATTTTGGCGAAACGGATGAAACCGTCAATCTCCGCCTGAAAGCAGCCCAGCGCCACGGCTTAACGCCGATC
This genomic window contains:
- the tpiA gene encoding triose-phosphate isomerase; this encodes MRKIVIAGNWKMYKTQAEALEFLLGFTTLVNEAPDEREIVLCGPFTALGTLSKNLHGSRIRIGAQNIHWEESGAYTGEISGPMLTEYGIRYVVVGHSERRQYFGETDETVNLRLKAAQRHGLTPILCVGETKEQRDAGETEALIMKQLEQDLVGVDQTQLVIAYEPIWAIGTGETCESTEANRVIGLIRSQLTHADVPIQYGGSVKPGNIDEIMAQPEIDGALVGGASLEPESFARIVNYVV